From the Borrelia duttonii Ly genome, the window ACCCATTTAGAATCTTTAAAAGATATAGGTGATGGTAACAAAGTAGTTGAGGTAGTAAATAACCAACAGGGAGTAGCAGCAAGTACAGAAGAATTAAAAAAGGCATATAAAGCATTGAAAGGGATAGTGGAAGTAGCAAAGGGACAGAAGGTTGAAGAACCAAGTGCAAGTGATGTTACATTGGCTCAAGCATCAATAGGAGCTGATGCAAAAGATGGAGCCAAGGTATTAGCAGCGGGTGCTGATGCAGGAGCGGCAGTGGGAGATAAAGCAGCATTGATAGTATCCTCAGTGAGAGGAGAGGAGATGTTAGGATCAATAATTAATTCAACAGAAGATAAGGCTGTTAAAATATCAAATGATGCAACTGCAAATACAACCCCATTAGAATTTGCAGTAGGATCAGATGATGCTTCTAAATTAGCAAAAGAAGCAGTGAAAGCAGGAGCAGTAGCAGGAGGTATAGCATTGAGAGCATTGGTTAAAGGGGGTAAGTTAGCTGCAAAAGATAATAATGATGATAAAGCAGTACAAGGCGTAGGAATAACAGCAGTAAATAAGTTATTAGTAGCAGTAGAAGGAATAGTGAAAAAGACAGTAAAGAATGTTTTGGAGAAAGTAAAGGAAGAAGTGGATAAGGCAAGAGAGCCGAAAGCATCAGGGAAGCAGTAATATTTATATTATTTATATAGTTGAAAATGATTATGTAAAAGTATTAGTGAAGAGAGCAATCAAGCTCTCTTTTTTTATTTGCAGTATTGTGTATGTTATATAAATTATTTCTATATAAATCATATTTTTTGCTTCTAGTCCTTAATAAATAAGCTATGAAAAAGCTAATAATGAATATAAATAAGGAGGGCTAAGAAAATGAATAGAGAAGTAAAAGAAGGAGAAATAAAAGGGAAGAGAGTAATAGGGAGAGAGAATAATATAGGGAATAGAATGAGAAAGAAGGGAATAATATTGATGATGATGGTGATGGGATGTAATAGTGGGGGAGTGAAGGAAGGAGAGGAAGGGAAGAATAAATATTTGCAGTCATTAGTTAATATAAGTAATGAATTTTAAATGTTTTCACTTCTTTTGGGGATATGGTAGGGAATGTATTGGGATTAAAGGCCGATTCGAAGAAGTCAGATGTAGGGACATATTTTAAGACGGTTCAGGATACTGTGCAAGGGATAAAGGATGGACTTAATAAAATTGTTAATGATATGAAGAAAGAAAAGAATCCTAATGCTGATGCTACTGAGACTGCGGTGAAAACATTGGTTGAGGGTAAACTAGATAAGATAATAGAAGGAGCAAAGACAGCAGGTGAGGCAATTGGGTGATGCTAATGCCCTAATTGGAAATGTTGCTGCTGGTGGAGCAGGCGTTGCTGCAGGTGTATCTGGCAGTGAGATTGATAATCTAGTAAAGGGGATTAAGGGGATAGTGGAAGTAGTACTTAAAGGTGTAGGGAAGGCTGATGCTGGGGATGCTAATAAAGCTGAAGATGGTAAGACTGAAAGAACTGCTGCTGATGGTGAAGCAGGTAAATTGTTCGCTTCTGATAATGCTGGAGCTATAGCGTTGAGAGCAATGGCAAAGGGTGGTAAATTTGCTAATACTAGTGCTGCTGCTACTGCTGGACGTTGTTACTGTAGTTACAGGAGTAGCATTGAGTGCGGTAACTAAGGCATTAGATACATTAACAGTAGGAATAAGAAAGACAATTGATTTGGGATTAAAGGAAGTAAAAGAAACAATGAAAATTAATGCTTCTGCCAATCCAACTGTTTCTGTAAATAGCTCATCAGAATCTAATAAATAATTAATTAGTAATAAAAGGTCTGTAAATATATTAAGATAAATTAGTATATATTGAGTGTAGTTGAAAATAATTGGATAGAAATATTGTAAAGGGAGCCAATAAAGCTCTCTTTTTTTATTTGCAGTATTATATGTGTTATATAGATCATATTTTTTTAATCCTTAAAAATTAAGTTGGATAAAAAAAATAATGGTGGTGATGTTGGTGGGATGTAATAGTGGTGGTAGAGATCCAGAGAAAGTGTTTTTGAGTGAGATGGTAAATTTAGGGAAAGGGTTTTTAGATGTTTTTGTGAGTTTTGGCGATATGATTACAGGGACATTGGGGATAAAGCGGACACAAAGAAAAGTGCAATAGGTAGGTGAATTTATTGGGGAGATAGGTAAGATAGAGGCAGGAGCGAAAACAGCGGTTAGTGGAGCTAGTGGTGATGAGGCAATAGGGAATGCTACTGCAGCTGGACATGGAGCTACTCCTGTTAGCAAAGATGCAGTTGTATCATTGGTAAAAGGGATAAAGGCAATAGTTGGAGTAGTGTTGAGAGATAATGAAGGTAGTGCGGATGCTAACAAGACAGGGGATGATAAAAAGGATGTTGGTAAGCTATTTGCTAGTGATAATGATAAGGCTGATTCTAAAGAGGAAAATATTGCAAAGGCAGCGGCAAGTATAGGAGCAGTAAGTGGAGCTGATATATTGAAGGCGATAGCGAAGGCAAAAGAAGATCCTCAAGCTGATAGTGCTAATGGAATTGAGAAAGCAACAGATGCAGCGGAGATTGCTGTTGCTGTTAATGCAAAGAAAGAAATTAAAGAGGAATCAGCAAAGAAAGATGCAGTAATAGCGGGAGGTATAGCATTGAGAGGTATGGGAAAAGGAGGTAAATTTGCAGTTAATAATGATGCAAAAGATGCAAATGCAGTAAATGGAGCAGTAGCAAGTGCAGTAAATAAAGTATTGAGTACATTGGTTATAGCAATCAGGAATAGAGTGGATTTAGGATTAAAAGAGATAAATAAGGTATTAGGAGAGATTAAACAAGGAGAAGGGTCTGTTGCTAAAATTAATGAATAAAAGAATAAGATAAGAATAAGATCATTAGGATAAAATTGAGAATATAGTTAAATTTTTTCAATAAAAACTTAGTTAATGAGAGCAATAGAGCTCTCTTTTTTATTTGCGGTATTGTGTATGTTATATAAAGCCTCATTTCTTTGTTTTTTGCTTTTAAATAAGAGCTATAAAGTAGCTATAAAAAAAGGAAAAAACAAGGAGGCTAGAAGAATGAAGAAAGAGAAAGTAGTAGGAGAGAAGATAAAGAGTGCGGTGGAGTTTTTGGGGAAAGTAAAAGAAGTGGAAACTTTAGTTAAGTCGGTTGATGAGCTGGCTAAAGCTATAGGGAAGAAGATTCAGAATGATGATACTCTTGGTTCTTTACAAGATAAGAATGGTTCGTTACTTGCAGGAGTACATAGCGTAGTATCTTCTATAAAGACTAAATTGGAAGCATTGGAACAAACAGTTGGGGTTTCTGATGAATTAAAGAAAAAA encodes:
- a CDS encoding variable large family protein, with the protein product MKREGIKGVKWKEELGKKEESRKGRVKIRVIMIMLVMMMMGCNSGGVKGEGTGGGDGRGGSLSEVLLEVGRSAENAFYSFIELMSDTLGLKVTKDTKRSDVASYFNSLGGKIGEASEELEKVASKVTSGVDKGEESKDGKNAIRIAVDAAKGILSSLKTHLESLKDIGDGNKVVEVVNNQQGVAASTEELKKAYKALKGIVEVAKGQKVEEPSASDVTLAQASIGADAKDGAKVLAAGADAGAAVGDKAALIVSSVRGEEMLGSIINSTEDKAVKISNDATANTTPLEFAVGSDDASKLAKEAVKAGAVAGGIALRALVKGGKLAAKDNNDDKAVQGVGITAVNKLLVAVEGIVKKTVKNVLEKVKEEVDKAREPKASGKQ
- a CDS encoding Vsp/OspC family lipoprotein → MKKEKVVGEKIKSAVEFLGKVKEVETLVKSVDELAKAIGKKIQNDDTLGSLQDKNGSLLAGVHSVVSSIKTKLEALEQTVGVSDELKKKVSTVKTESKSFLDKLKEGNAELGIEGATDENAKKAIDRIGKNDGDKGVVELLRLNKVVDELVISIKAEVDKAVKELTSSVKSEPVQSSN